From one Musa acuminata AAA Group cultivar baxijiao chromosome BXJ2-6, Cavendish_Baxijiao_AAA, whole genome shotgun sequence genomic stretch:
- the LOC135614825 gene encoding F-box/kelch-repeat protein At3g61590-like, translating to MAGERSWEESYPVTYFRGKVGGLKPLPEDSDNRDEDALISLDAILPDDLLEKVLSFLPIASIIRSSSVCRRWYDAVRSGRYSWTKMSPQKPWYFMFTCSDDAVSGYAYDPSLRKWYSFDLPCIEKSNWSASSSCGLVCFMDGDNRSRIFVCNPITRDWKRLHDAPGERAPDYSALAMSVDRRTHGYTVAVAKCKQVPQDYYQWDFSVHIYESEARSWVTPFTEVLVGWRGGDECVICNGVLYCLVYSTAVLRNVEPRHCLVMYDLSARPSRTSLMQMAISVPCSLTCGRLMNLRDRLVMVGGIGKHDRPGIIKGIGIWELHRRKEWREVARMPHKFFQGFGEFDDVFASSGADDLIYIQSFGSPALLTFDMAQKLWKWSTKSPVTKRFPLQLFTGFCFEPRLEVAS from the coding sequence ATGGCGGGTGAGAGATCATGGGAGGAGTCTTATCCCGTTACCTACTTCCGGGGCAAGGTTGGGGGGCTCAAGCCACTGCCCGAAGACAGTGACAACCGAGACGAAGACGCATTGATTTCATTGGACGCCATCCTGCCTGATGACCTCTTGGAGAAGGTTTTGTCCTTCTTGCCCATTGCGAGCATCATCCGATCGAGCTCagtctgcaggcggtggtacgacGCCGTGCGTTCCGGGAGGTACTCATGGACCAAGATGTCGCCACAGAAGCCATGGTACTTCATGTTCACCTGCAGCGACGACGCCGTCTCGGGCTACGCCTACGACCCGAGCCTCCGGAAGTGGTACAGCTTCGACCTCCCTTGCATTGAGAAGAGCAACTGGTCGGCCTCCTCTTCCTGTGGGCTGGTCTGCTTCATGGACGGGGACAACCGGAGCCGCATCTTCGTCTGCAACCCCATCACGAGGGACTGGAAGCGGCTGCACGACGCCCCCGGCGAGAGAGCCCCAGACTACAGCGCGCTCGCCATGTCGGTGGACCGGAGAACTCACGGCTACACCGTCGCCGTCGCCAAGTGCAAGCAGGTGCCCCAGGATTACTACCAGTGGGACTTCTCCGTCCACATCTACGAGTCGGAGGCCAGATCGTGGGTGACCCCCTTCACCGAGGTCTTGGTGGGGTGGAGGGGAGGAGACGAGTGCGTGATCTGCAATGGAGTCCTCTACTGCTTGGTCTACTCCACCGCCGTGCTCAGGAACGTTGAGCCGCGCCACTGCTTGGTGATGTACGACCTCTCGGCCCGACCTTCCCGCACATCCCTGATGCAAATGGCCATCTCCGTGCCATGCTCGCTGACCTGCGGCAGGCTGATGAACCTCCGAGACAGGCTGGTCATGGTCGGCGGGATCGGGAAGCACGACCGGCCGGGCATCATCAAGGGGATCGGCATCTGGGAGCTGCACAGGAGGAAGGAGTGGCGAGAGGTGGCTCGAATGCCGCACAAGTTCTTCCAGGGCTTCGGTGAGTTCGACGACGTTTTCGCCAGCAGCGGCGCCGACGACCTCATCTACATCCAGAGCTTTGGCTCCCCAGCTCTGCTGACGTTCGACATGGCCCAGAAGCTGTGGAAGTGGTCGACGAAAAGCCCCGTCACGAAGAGGTTCCCCCTGCAGCTCTTCACCGGGTTCTGCTTCGAGCCCAGGCTCGAGGTGGCTTCCTGA